The DNA segment AAAACCCCCCAGCACCGTCACCGTCCACGCGGTCATACCTGCATAGCCACCGTAGAGTCCCAGGACTGCGGCGAGTTTCACGTCGCCCATACCGAGGCCCCCGGGGGAGACCAGGGCCAGGACCAGATAGAGGGCGAACATGGCGGCACTGCCGACGATCGCCCCCGCTAACCGGTCCCATTCGCCTGACACGAGGCTGGCGAGCGTGAACAGGACCAGTGCGGTAACGCCGAAGGGCAGCAGAAGCGCGTTCGGCAAAAGACGGGTGCGGAGATCCACGACCCCCAGCACCACCGAGAAAACAGGGAGTGCCAGAAAGGCCGGGGTGGCGGGGGACCACCCGAGCCGCCAGAACACCGTCGCGCACAACACAGCGGTTATCAGACCAGTCCATTGCCTCACCGCAGGGGGAAGGTCCAGCACCGATCGCGGCAGGACCACGCGCCCCGATTTAGTGTCCCGTTGCCGCTTCATTCCCCCATTATCTACTGGTGCGGTGGCATAGGCTGTGATGATGAGCACGCACCGTCCCCCGGTCTCGCCCGGGGGCAAGCCGCTGACTCGGGCAGAGCCGAGGTTGAGCGAGACCCTGGATGCTCTGCCGGTGGCTGTGGCCCTCCTCTCGGCACACGGTGTGATCACCGAAGTCAATCGGGAGTGGGAAAGATTTCCTCAGCCCTTCGATGAGATCGGAGGGGTCCACGGAGCGGGTGAGTCCTACACCGCGGCGTGCGACGATGCCGCAGTACGCGGGGATGATGCGGCGATAGCGGTCTCCCGCGGCCTGCGCACGGTCTTAGCCGGGGACGAACAGAACCTGGCCCTGGAGTATCCAACGCGCGGCGGTGAACGCTGGATTCGGACCCGGATCTGCGGGATCGACGGCGGCGGACTGCTCGTCACCCATATCGACATTTCGCGGCAGATGCTTGGGCAGCAGGAAATATCCTTTCAGGCGTCGCTGCTGAACGCGGTCGGGCAGTCAGTGATTGCCATTGATCTGGATGGCAGGATTTCCTTCTGGAACGATGCCTCAGTGGGGATGCTGGGCTGGAATGCAGGGGAGGCGGTGGGCCGACACTTTGCCGATCTCGCCCTCTTTGAGAGCGGATCCAAGGCGGCAGCGATCATCTCCCAGGTCGCCGCCGGCGGGACTTGGTCAGGCGAGCACTGGACGAAGCACCGCAGCGGGCGCCGGTTGTCGGTTTACTCCACTGTCACGCCGCTGTATGGCTCCCGGGGCGAAGTGATCGCGGTGATCGATGTGTCCACTGACACCACCGAGTCCCAGCAAGCCGAGGCAGAAATGGGTCGCCTGTCCAGCCTCGTCGAATCGTCGAATGATGCAATCAACGGTGCCACTCTCGACGGTATCATCACCAGTTGGAACTCCGGGGCCGAGAAGATGTACGGCTACTCGTCGAAGGAGGCCATCGGGAAGAGCGTCGCGATGTTGTCCCCGGTGGAGCGTTCCAGAGCGGATGAGGAGCTGCGCGACCGGCTGCGCCGTGGCGAAGCGGTCATGGGCCAGTACGTCCGGGGAATGCGCAAGGACGGCACGCTGATGGATGTTTCCCTGACGTTGTCGCCCATGTATGACGCGTCGGGTCAGCTGATCGGATCGTCGGCGATTGCCCGTGATGTTACGGAGCTGAACAATCTGCGTGCGGCCTCCGAACTGGAGCGGGACAGGCTGGCCGCTGCCCAGGAGATGGCCCATGTGGGCTCGATCGAATGGGATGCAGGCTCGGGTCGTGTCTGGTGGTCCGACGAGTACTGCCGGATCCATGGGATCCCGGTAACGTCCGCAGGTGCGCGGGTACCACTGGTACAAGCCGTCCATCCTGCCGACCGCCGACGCGTGGTCCAGATCTGGGATGAATTGATTGCCCGCGGGGGGCCGGTCGACTTCACCTATCGGGTCAGGACGCCCGAAGGGGAAACGCGGTGGGTGTTCGCCCGCGGCACCCTGGAGAGGAACAGCGACGGCGGGCCGGTCAAAATGCTGGGAACCGCGATGGACATTACCGAGCGCAAGCTGAGCGAACAGGCGCTCGAGCGGCTGGCTTTCCGTGACCCGCTCACCGGGCTCGCGAACCGTGCGCTGCTCACTGAGAGCATCGACAGGGCGCTCTCCCACTGTGCCCTCCGGGGTACCCGGGTGGGATTGCTCTTCCTCGACGTCGACCGGTTCAAGGTGATCAATGACGGTCTGGGCCATGCGGCGGGCGACAGTCTTCTGGTCCAGCTGGCTGCCCGCTTACAGCACGCGGTGCGCCCCGACGACACCCTGGCCCGCTTTGCCGGTGACGAGTTTGTGATCGTGTGTACGGACCTGACCGAAGAAAGTGCGACGCAGCTCGCCCGCCGCATCCGGACCGCGGTGCAGCTGCCGTTCGAATTGCTGGAACGGGAGGTGTTTGTCGATGTGAGTATCGGGATCGCGATCTCGGACGCGGACGACACCCCTGGATCACTCCTGCGCAACTCGGACGCCGCGATGTACCGGGCGAAGGGGAGTGGCAGGAAGAAGGCAGTTCTCTTTGACGAGGCGATGCATCGGCGGGCTGAACTGCGCCTGGCGGTGGAATCGGAATTGCCCCGCGCCATTGAACGGGATCAACTGAAGATTCACTATCAGCCGGTGGTGGACGTTGCCGGCGGTGAGCCGATCGGATTTGAGGCGCTGCTGCGATGGCAGCACCCGGAGCATGGGCTGATTGGTCCTGACTCGTTCATTCCGGTGGCCGAGGAGACTGGCCAAATAGTGCCGATTGGCCTGTGGGTCCTGAACCAGACACTGAAGCAGGCGCAACTCTGGAAATCCGAAGTGCCCGGCGCAGCCAACTGGCGGATCTCGGTGAACCTGTCCGCGCGGCAACTCCAGGACCCAGGACTGCCCGCCGCAGTGGCTGAGGCGATCCGGACGGCAGGGATCGACGCGGCCGCCCTGGTACTGGAAATCACCGAGTCGGTGCTGATGGGCGACGCCGACCAATCGTTGAGGACCCTGACGAAACTGCGGGGCCTGGGCATCGGGATAGCCATTGACGACTTTGGAACCGGGTACTCGTCGCTGAGCTATCTCCGGCGCTTCCCCGTCACCTCGCTGAAGATTGACCGCTCCTTTACCGAGGGGCTTGGGGGAAGCGATGCGCACGCTGGCCCCATTGTGGAGGCCATAACCGCCATGGGGCGGGCGCTTGGGTTACGGGTGGTCGCCGAGGGGGTGGAAACCGTTGAGCAGCTCAGGGAACTGTCCCGCATGGAGGTCCAATTTGCCCAGGGTTACCTGTGGTCGCCAGCGTTGCCGGCCGACGAGGTGCCCGGATGGTTCGCGGCGCATCAGGTAGGCGCCGCTGAGCGGTCGTTACCCTAGCGTCTCCACAAGCTGGATTGCTGCTGGTCCCATCACCACAATGAATAACACCGGGAGGATGCAGACCATTAGTGGGAACAAGACCTTCACGGGAATCTGCATAGCTTTTTCTTCGGCCCGTTGCCTGCGTTTAAGTCTCATCTCACTTGCCTGCACTCGAAGAACACTGGAAATCGAGATGCCGTACCGGTCGGCCTGGACTATGGCGTTGACGAACTTACGCAGATCCGGCGCATTGGTGCGGGAAAGTAGGGCCGCATAGGCTTCACGGCGTGCCATCCCCAACTGCATGTCCTGGAGGGTCCGGACCAGCTCGGCCGAGAGTGGGCCCTTCCCATTTTGGCCGGCACGCGCCATGGCGGAGTCGAAGCCGAGCCCGGCTTCCACAGCGATGGTCATCTGGTCGAGGGTGTCTGGCAATTCGAGTGCAATGGCAGCCTGACGTTCGGTGCCCTTGCTGTAGACGAGAAGATCAGGCACGAAATAGGCAATCCCGGTGAGGGCCAATGCGAGCAGGACGCTCCGGGCCCCCGGTGCGCCGCCGACGTAAAGAACTCCCAGAACCGCGGCTGCGATAGCCAGGAGGATTTTGGCGGTGACAAGTCGTTTCAGTGGCCATCCCGCTGGGCGTCCTGCCAGTGCGAGGCGCCGATCGAGCTTCGCGACCAGACGGTCAGGGGTGAAGCGGCTGGCGAAGGTTTCGAGCGAGGAGCCGTTACGCTGCTTCGCCTTTGTCTCATTGGGGAGACCGCGGGTCAGATTGTGCTGGATCTGGGTTCGTCCCGGCGCCCGATGCCCAACGATCGACCATGCAAAGAGCGGGATGGCAGCCACGATGGCCAGAATGCTGAGTGTTACCAATGGCGGCATGCGATCCTCCTTCCAGGGGGCCGACCCGATTGACAGTGGGCTAGAACTTGAACGAGACCACCTTCTTCATCCACACCCCACCCACCAGAAGTAGTATCAGTGAAACCCCGATCAGCAGGTAGCCGATGGGGTGCTGAAACATCGGATCCATATACCCGGGACTGACCACCATCAGAATTGCACCCATGGCGAACGGCAAACCCATCAGGATGTAGGCCGACAGCTTGCCTTCAGCGCTCAACGTGTCTACCTGCCGACGAATCTGGTTGCGTTCACGAATGGTTTGACCCACCTGATCGAGCACTTTGGCCAGGTTGCCACCCACTTCACGATGGATGGCAATAGCTTGCGCCACCCAGGAAAAGTCCTCGGATTGCATCCGATCGGCGGCGTCATCCAGTGCGTCACCCAGGTCACGACCGAGCCGGGTTTCGTTGATGATACGGGTGAACTCCTCGGTGGTCGGAGCTTCCGAATCGGCTGAAACGGCGTCGATTGCGCGCAGCAGGCTGTGCCCGGCACGCAAACCTCCTGCCAGCAATTGCAGGGTGTCGTCGAGTTGCTCTGCAAACTGTTTCTGACGGCGGGACGTCAGGATGCCGAGGGTCACCTTGACGAGAAGCGGGGCAGCAATAGCCAGAATGATGGCGAAGAACGGTCCGGCAAGGATCAGCCCCACACAGGCGGCGAGCACAGTGACGATGCCGGTCAGCACAACGAAGTCGGCTGGTCGGATCGTCACGCCAGCGCTTTCAAGTCTCGCAGCTGTTCCCGCCATCAGGTTGCGTCTCTTGAGGAGCCTGTCGACCAGGCTGATGGTCACGCTCGCCAATTGGGTCAGCTGGATAGGGGAGGGTGGGGCAGCCGACTTGGCGCGGTTTAGCGAATTCCGTTGGGGACGGGGGATGAGTACGAGCAAGATGGCGGCGCCCAGTGCGGCGAAACAGGCGACGATTCCAAGGAGGAGCTGGATAACCGGTGGTTCAGGCGTCATCGTTCACTCCTCCCGTTGACAGGGGACCCGAAAACGCTGGGGGAGAGTTCAATGCCGAGGTCCCGGAACCGGTCGGTGAACTTCGGGCGTACTCCGGTTGCCACCGGAACGCCAAGGAACCGGCCGTTGGAGTCGACGCCCGCGCTGTAGTCAAAGACGAAGGCATCCTGCAGGGTCACGATCTCGCCCTCCATGCCCTGGACCTCGGTCACATGGGTGACCCGACGGGTACCATCACGCAGACGGGTGAGCTGCACAATGACGTCCACTGCAGCAGCGAGCTGCTCACGGACCGCACGGAGCGGAAGGTCCATCCCAGCCATCAGAACGAGAGTTTCCAGCCGGGCAATTGCGTCGCGGGGTGAGTTGGAGTGGACGGTGGAGAGGGATCCGTCGTGGCCAGTGTTCATGGCCTGCAGCATGTCCAGGGTCTCGCCCCCGCGGACCTCCCCCACCACTATGCGGTCGGGCCGCATACGGAGGGAGTTGCGGACCAGATCCCGTATGGTGATCTCACCCTTGCCCTCGATGTTGCTGGGCCTGCTCTCCAACCGCACCACGTGGTCCTGCTGGAGCTGCAGTTCCACCGCATCCTCGATAGTAACGATCCTCTCGCCCTCCGGGATGAAGGAGGAGAGGACATTCAGGAGAGTGGTCTTCCCTGTGCCAGTGCCGCCGGACACGATGATATTCAACCGGGCCTTGACGCAGGCATCCAACAGCTCAGCCATGTCGGGGGATAGGGTCCCGAAGCCGATCAGGTCGTGAACCTGAAACGGGTCGGTGGCGAACTTTCGAATGGTCAAGGAGGATCCATTCACCGCCAAGGGCGGAATCACGGCGTTCACGCGGGAACCGTCGGCCAAACGAGCATCCACCAGCGGGGACGACTCGTCAATCCGTCGGCCCACCCGGGACACGATGCGTTCAATTACCTTCCGGAGGTGTTCCTCTGACGCAAACCGGACCCCGCTGCGGGTCAGCTTGCCGTGCTGCTCCACATAGATCATGTTCGGACCATTCACCATAATTTCGGTGACGCTTTCGTCGTCGAGCAGGTGCTGCAACGGACCGTAGCCCAAAACATCATCGCTGACACCACGGATCAGCCGCTGACGTTCATCTTTGGAAAGGGGCACCTCCTCTTCCTCGACCACCTGGGTGAGTTCTTCCTGTACCAGGGCGTGCAGCTGATCCTCGGTCAGGGCTGAATCGAGTAGCCGGTTTCCGAGCCGTTCGAAGAGAATGGTGCCGGCCCTGTCTTTCAGCTTGGCCAAGGCGTCGCGAGCTGGTGGCGGGGCTGACGCCGACGGCTTGGGAGTTCGCGGCGGCTGCCCTTCCCTCGTGCGCGGCTGTAATGACTGTTTCTGCTGAGGAGCGGCGGCCAGCACAGGCGCGTCCTGCGCTGCTGGTTGAGAGGACCCTGTTCCTGACGATCGACGGGCGGCTTCCAGACGCTCGGCAAGATTCACTGCTTTCCTCCCCGATGACGTCCATGACCCTTGGCTTTCACGGCGACGACGGGCGGTGCGAAGCGGAGCAACAGCTTCCGCAGCGCCTTGCTCGCGGGATCCCGTCGCTTGTTCTCGAGCAGGGGTGCCCCCTGGTTGGTGGAAAGCCGAACGGCGCGGGAGGACGGGATGACGATGTCGACCTTGACGCTGAGTGCCTTCTCGACGTCGGCGAGGGTCAGGCCGTCCCTTTGGTCAGCATTGTTGAGCACAATATGACGGGTGATCGGAATGAGTGCCAGCTCCCGCAGCACATCGAGTTCCTTGCGCAACCCCCGCACGCTGGGTACGTCCATGCCGCTGACAAAGACATAGTCGGTTGCCTTGTCCAGTGCGGCGAGGGTGTGCTCGGACAGCCCGGGGGAGGTGTCGACCACCACGTAGCGGTACTGGCTTGCCAGCTGGTCCAGTAGATGCGATACGTCTTCGCCGGAGACCTGATCCACCGAATCGGGAAGATCGGGGGCGCACAGGGCAAATAGCCCGGTTGGATGGGCGCTGAGAAAAGATTTCAACACCATGGTGTCGCGGCGGGCTGGACCATGAACCGCATCGGTCACCGAGTGGTCCGGGGAAATTGTCAATGCACTCGCCACGTCCCCGAACTGCAGGTCGAGATCGACCAGTACCGTGGCGTGGGGAGCTGATGCAGCCAGTCCGACCGCCAGGTTGCTTGCAACAGTAGTTTTTCCGGCTCCCCCCTTGGGAGAAACCACTGCGATTACCCGACCGTTGGCAGTGCCAGCGGTATCGCCGGACGAGAGGCTGGCTGAGCGTCGTCGAATGGCCGCGCTGCGGGTGGCCCGATGAAGG comes from the Arthrobacter sp. CAN_C5 genome and includes:
- a CDS encoding A24 family peptidase, whose amino-acid sequence is MLIITAYATAPVDNGGMKRQRDTKSGRVVLPRSVLDLPPAVRQWTGLITAVLCATVFWRLGWSPATPAFLALPVFSVVLGVVDLRTRLLPNALLLPFGVTALVLFTLASLVSGEWDRLAGAIVGSAAMFALYLVLALVSPGGLGMGDVKLAAVLGLYGGYAGMTAWTVTVLGGFVLGALIGVFLLLAQKASRRSVFPFGPPMLMACFAGVVGFA
- a CDS encoding EAL domain-containing protein produces the protein MSTHRPPVSPGGKPLTRAEPRLSETLDALPVAVALLSAHGVITEVNREWERFPQPFDEIGGVHGAGESYTAACDDAAVRGDDAAIAVSRGLRTVLAGDEQNLALEYPTRGGERWIRTRICGIDGGGLLVTHIDISRQMLGQQEISFQASLLNAVGQSVIAIDLDGRISFWNDASVGMLGWNAGEAVGRHFADLALFESGSKAAAIISQVAAGGTWSGEHWTKHRSGRRLSVYSTVTPLYGSRGEVIAVIDVSTDTTESQQAEAEMGRLSSLVESSNDAINGATLDGIITSWNSGAEKMYGYSSKEAIGKSVAMLSPVERSRADEELRDRLRRGEAVMGQYVRGMRKDGTLMDVSLTLSPMYDASGQLIGSSAIARDVTELNNLRAASELERDRLAAAQEMAHVGSIEWDAGSGRVWWSDEYCRIHGIPVTSAGARVPLVQAVHPADRRRVVQIWDELIARGGPVDFTYRVRTPEGETRWVFARGTLERNSDGGPVKMLGTAMDITERKLSEQALERLAFRDPLTGLANRALLTESIDRALSHCALRGTRVGLLFLDVDRFKVINDGLGHAAGDSLLVQLAARLQHAVRPDDTLARFAGDEFVIVCTDLTEESATQLARRIRTAVQLPFELLEREVFVDVSIGIAISDADDTPGSLLRNSDAAMYRAKGSGRKKAVLFDEAMHRRAELRLAVESELPRAIERDQLKIHYQPVVDVAGGEPIGFEALLRWQHPEHGLIGPDSFIPVAEETGQIVPIGLWVLNQTLKQAQLWKSEVPGAANWRISVNLSARQLQDPGLPAAVAEAIRTAGIDAAALVLEITESVLMGDADQSLRTLTKLRGLGIGIAIDDFGTGYSSLSYLRRFPVTSLKIDRSFTEGLGGSDAHAGPIVEAITAMGRALGLRVVAEGVETVEQLRELSRMEVQFAQGYLWSPALPADEVPGWFAAHQVGAAERSLP
- a CDS encoding type II secretion system F family protein, producing the protein MPPLVTLSILAIVAAIPLFAWSIVGHRAPGRTQIQHNLTRGLPNETKAKQRNGSSLETFASRFTPDRLVAKLDRRLALAGRPAGWPLKRLVTAKILLAIAAAVLGVLYVGGAPGARSVLLALALTGIAYFVPDLLVYSKGTERQAAIALELPDTLDQMTIAVEAGLGFDSAMARAGQNGKGPLSAELVRTLQDMQLGMARREAYAALLSRTNAPDLRKFVNAIVQADRYGISISSVLRVQASEMRLKRRQRAEEKAMQIPVKVLFPLMVCILPVLFIVVMGPAAIQLVETLG
- a CDS encoding type II secretion system F family protein, encoding MTPEPPVIQLLLGIVACFAALGAAILLVLIPRPQRNSLNRAKSAAPPSPIQLTQLASVTISLVDRLLKRRNLMAGTAARLESAGVTIRPADFVVLTGIVTVLAACVGLILAGPFFAIILAIAAPLLVKVTLGILTSRRQKQFAEQLDDTLQLLAGGLRAGHSLLRAIDAVSADSEAPTTEEFTRIINETRLGRDLGDALDDAADRMQSEDFSWVAQAIAIHREVGGNLAKVLDQVGQTIRERNQIRRQVDTLSAEGKLSAYILMGLPFAMGAILMVVSPGYMDPMFQHPIGYLLIGVSLILLLVGGVWMKKVVSFKF
- a CDS encoding CpaF family protein; protein product: MNLAERLEAARRSSGTGSSQPAAQDAPVLAAAPQQKQSLQPRTREGQPPRTPKPSASAPPPARDALAKLKDRAGTILFERLGNRLLDSALTEDQLHALVQEELTQVVEEEEVPLSKDERQRLIRGVSDDVLGYGPLQHLLDDESVTEIMVNGPNMIYVEQHGKLTRSGVRFASEEHLRKVIERIVSRVGRRIDESSPLVDARLADGSRVNAVIPPLAVNGSSLTIRKFATDPFQVHDLIGFGTLSPDMAELLDACVKARLNIIVSGGTGTGKTTLLNVLSSFIPEGERIVTIEDAVELQLQQDHVVRLESRPSNIEGKGEITIRDLVRNSLRMRPDRIVVGEVRGGETLDMLQAMNTGHDGSLSTVHSNSPRDAIARLETLVLMAGMDLPLRAVREQLAAAVDVIVQLTRLRDGTRRVTHVTEVQGMEGEIVTLQDAFVFDYSAGVDSNGRFLGVPVATGVRPKFTDRFRDLGIELSPSVFGSPVNGRSER
- a CDS encoding AAA family ATPase, with product MSRYAIVTAAPDFLQRLTEAASGVLEGEIHSWPGSAFPTGAQELVAQLPDPRLLDVLMLGPGVPLDDALQLADEFEVQFPEVSVLLATTPTPSVVLSAMRAGIRDVVEPEAEVADLSVLLHRATRSAAIRRRSASLSSGDTAGTANGRVIAVVSPKGGAGKTTVASNLAVGLAASAPHATVLVDLDLQFGDVASALTISPDHSVTDAVHGPARRDTMVLKSFLSAHPTGLFALCAPDLPDSVDQVSGEDVSHLLDQLASQYRYVVVDTSPGLSEHTLAALDKATDYVFVSGMDVPSVRGLRKELDVLRELALIPITRHIVLNNADQRDGLTLADVEKALSVKVDIVIPSSRAVRLSTNQGAPLLENKRRDPASKALRKLLLRFAPPVVAVKAKGHGRHRGGKQ